The following proteins are co-located in the Sphingomonas panacis genome:
- a CDS encoding aromatic ring-hydroxylating dioxygenase subunit alpha has translation MFLENSWYVHCWAHDVPGEGRLLGRVIINQPVAVWRDEQGSFRAVEDRCPHRHAPLSMGRVVGNNLQCMYHGMTFGPDGKCLHMPLLDTPPDVRIRTYPVVMQDDWIWVWMGKPDAADVSLIPKAYGISDPTRPMRSNSIEYDAHYQLVHDNLCDLSHVDFVHETSLRPATGAYWSQSAPRIASKNQAIRFERWFESADLPGSPGETVDAWLAYDFAVPGVFILSGARFPAGTAARLQYKEPVGEEPIVRNIEQQAVTPISETRTAYHYATGLIGSTAEITRKLAERMDVVMKTFEEDRTIIEAQQRIWNLTDSSAKKVFLPQDKGPFLMRKLMERLINKEQRG, from the coding sequence GTGTTTCTCGAAAATTCATGGTATGTGCATTGCTGGGCTCACGACGTGCCTGGCGAGGGTCGGCTGCTCGGTCGTGTGATTATCAACCAGCCAGTCGCCGTTTGGAGAGACGAACAAGGCTCATTTCGGGCTGTTGAGGATCGTTGCCCCCATCGTCATGCCCCTTTATCGATGGGTCGCGTTGTCGGGAATAATCTGCAATGCATGTATCATGGAATGACGTTTGGCCCAGACGGCAAGTGCCTGCACATGCCGCTGCTCGATACTCCCCCCGACGTTCGAATCCGCACATACCCGGTCGTCATGCAGGACGATTGGATATGGGTCTGGATGGGGAAACCTGATGCGGCTGATGTGAGCTTAATTCCAAAAGCGTACGGCATTAGCGATCCGACCCGACCTATGCGCTCCAACAGCATCGAGTACGACGCGCACTACCAGTTGGTGCATGACAATCTTTGCGATCTTTCGCATGTCGACTTCGTGCACGAGACGTCATTGCGTCCCGCCACTGGCGCGTATTGGTCGCAGAGCGCCCCGCGAATTGCTTCGAAAAACCAGGCGATCCGCTTCGAAAGGTGGTTTGAAAGCGCCGATCTTCCGGGCAGCCCAGGCGAAACCGTTGATGCCTGGCTTGCCTATGACTTCGCGGTTCCTGGCGTCTTCATTCTTTCCGGCGCGCGCTTTCCTGCGGGAACAGCGGCAAGGCTTCAATATAAGGAGCCTGTTGGCGAGGAACCCATCGTCCGGAACATCGAGCAACAGGCAGTGACCCCAATTTCCGAGACGCGAACAGCTTATCATTATGCGACCGGACTCATCGGAAGCACGGCCGAAATTACGCGAAAGCTCGCCGAGAGAATGGACGTCGTCATGAAGACGTTTGAAGAGGATCGCACCATCATCGAGGCGCAGCAGCGTATATGGAACCTTACTGACTCCAGCGCGAAAAAGGTCTTCCTACCTCAGGATAAGGGCCCATTTCTTATGCGCAAATTGATGGAACGGCTTATCAACAAAGAGCAGCGAGGATGA
- a CDS encoding cyclase family protein, whose translation MARRFIDLSIAIETDVISDPPPLRPQIKYWSHGETFHQIEPFFPGLKREDLPDGEGWAVEEMQLNPHNGTHMDAPWHYHSTAGGQPAPTIDQTPLDICFQRGVKLDFRHFADGYVATAQDIRVELDRIGHRLAPLDIVLVNTRAGMRYGHDDYLVAGCGIGREATLYLTEQGVKVVGTDAWSWDAPFPITAKRFADSGDPAIIWEGHKAGREAAYWQMEKLHNLEVLPSFGFEVICFPVKIKGAGAGWTRTVAMFT comes from the coding sequence ATGGCGAGACGATTTATCGACCTTTCGATCGCTATCGAAACGGACGTCATATCCGACCCTCCTCCGCTTCGCCCGCAGATCAAATACTGGTCTCATGGCGAGACGTTTCACCAGATAGAGCCGTTCTTTCCAGGGCTGAAGCGTGAAGATCTGCCCGACGGCGAAGGATGGGCTGTGGAAGAGATGCAGCTAAACCCGCACAATGGCACCCATATGGATGCCCCGTGGCATTATCATTCGACTGCAGGCGGGCAGCCTGCACCTACGATCGACCAGACGCCACTCGACATTTGTTTTCAACGGGGTGTCAAACTCGACTTTCGGCACTTCGCAGATGGCTACGTGGCTACCGCGCAGGACATCCGCGTCGAACTTGATCGGATCGGGCACCGGCTCGCTCCCCTGGATATCGTGTTGGTGAACACCCGTGCCGGCATGCGATATGGTCATGACGATTATCTCGTCGCAGGATGCGGCATCGGGCGAGAAGCAACCTTGTATCTGACGGAGCAGGGGGTCAAAGTTGTCGGTACCGACGCCTGGTCGTGGGATGCGCCGTTTCCCATCACAGCAAAGCGCTTCGCCGACAGCGGCGACCCGGCGATCATCTGGGAGGGACATAAGGCTGGTCGCGAGGCAGCCTATTGGCAGATGGAGAAACTCCATAACCTCGAAGTTCTGCCGTCGTTCGGATTTGAAGTTATCTGTTTTCCTGTAAAAATAAAAGGCGCTGGTGCTGGTTGGACCAGGACGGTGGCCATGTTCACTTAG
- a CDS encoding fumarylacetoacetate hydrolase family protein translates to MKLATRKNGRPDGELLVVSQNLARAVSGADIVPTMREAVENWQQAAPKLRARSDALRAGTQVGAFDLDAADLLAPLPRPAQWLDASAFPNHGRLMAKAFGLDDVAPADWPLMYQGLSDYTFAPRGPVPFSSEGDGIDFEGEFAVVVEQVPQGTPAKAALERVCLVLLANDWSLRRFGPIEMRAGFGFIRAKPATAFAPVAVTPDELGDRWCDGRVALDLHVHRNAQLVGKPNGREMGFSFGELIAHAAYNRMLSAGSVVGSGTVSNDGYREVGSSCIAEQRSIETIDSGQPTTEFLKFGEQVRMEAFLADGMSVFGAIDQTVCSTEKM, encoded by the coding sequence ATGAAACTAGCAACGCGAAAAAATGGGCGGCCAGATGGCGAATTACTGGTCGTCTCGCAAAATCTCGCCAGAGCAGTATCGGGTGCTGACATCGTCCCTACGATGCGCGAAGCCGTCGAGAATTGGCAGCAGGCTGCGCCAAAGCTCCGCGCGCGCTCCGACGCACTACGCGCAGGAACGCAAGTCGGGGCGTTCGATCTTGATGCCGCTGATCTGCTCGCGCCTTTGCCAAGGCCCGCACAGTGGCTTGATGCTTCGGCCTTCCCAAATCATGGTCGGCTGATGGCCAAGGCCTTCGGTTTGGATGACGTCGCTCCTGCCGATTGGCCGCTCATGTACCAGGGGCTGAGCGATTACACGTTTGCGCCTCGTGGTCCGGTGCCTTTTTCGTCGGAAGGAGATGGCATAGACTTTGAGGGTGAGTTCGCTGTCGTGGTCGAACAAGTGCCGCAAGGAACGCCAGCCAAGGCAGCGCTTGAGCGGGTCTGCCTTGTTCTCCTGGCGAACGACTGGAGTCTGCGGCGGTTTGGACCGATCGAAATGCGGGCAGGCTTCGGGTTTATCCGTGCCAAACCAGCGACTGCTTTTGCACCCGTGGCAGTGACACCAGACGAATTGGGCGATCGCTGGTGCGACGGTCGCGTCGCCCTCGATCTCCATGTGCATCGAAATGCGCAACTCGTGGGCAAGCCAAATGGCCGTGAGATGGGTTTCAGTTTTGGTGAACTCATCGCTCATGCCGCCTACAATCGGATGCTGAGCGCCGGTTCCGTGGTCGGTTCTGGCACAGTGTCCAATGACGGATATCGCGAGGTCGGATCAAGTTGCATCGCCGAGCAGCGCAGCATCGAAACAATCGATTCGGGACAGCCGACAACCGAATTCCTGAAGTTCGGCGAACAGGTGCGAATGGAAGCATTTCTTGCCGACGGCATGTCGGTTTTCGGCGCTATCGATCAGACGGTATGTTCAACGGAGAAGATGTGA
- a CDS encoding amidohydrolase family protein, producing MAKTHTVIRDARILTMVDGDREFRGDVLIADGSIASVGQCSVPDGAEVIEAKGGILLPGFVDTHRHVWQTQLRTAAGDWSLYDYLVHMRMTYSSFYNPDDVYLGNYVGALEALNAGVTTMVDHCHILNSPEHSDEAIRGLRDSGTRGVFCYGLFANPTSHSPFIIDPDMAWRYADARRLRAGTLSSSDGRILLGLAPNEPESTPFATSAIDVSFAREIDAHVVSCHVAMGAYDQGRQFVRQLHEAGLLDQRFLFVHGASLTDAELGMIADAGAGISSTPETEMQMGMGYPVAMRARAAGVNVSLGVDIVSNYSGDLFTQMRMMLQSARAQAHALLEARREAPRAVGATTQEVLRMATLGGAEAINLSDRIGTVEKGKKADLILIRTDTIGMVPATDAVAATVYNAKAEDVEMVMVDGRVVKRDGVLVDVDWPSIARRLQTSAHRIISSARAVDPAIAKGVVDGFFAAPH from the coding sequence ATGGCCAAGACGCACACGGTTATCCGTGACGCACGGATCCTGACGATGGTGGATGGCGATCGAGAATTTCGTGGCGATGTCCTGATCGCCGACGGGTCGATCGCTAGCGTGGGTCAGTGCTCCGTGCCGGACGGGGCTGAGGTTATCGAGGCAAAGGGCGGTATTTTGCTGCCTGGGTTCGTTGATACTCACAGGCACGTCTGGCAAACGCAGCTCCGGACGGCGGCAGGTGACTGGTCCCTGTACGACTATCTCGTCCATATGCGGATGACCTACTCCTCGTTCTATAACCCTGACGATGTTTATCTTGGTAATTATGTTGGGGCTCTTGAGGCGCTGAACGCGGGCGTGACCACCATGGTGGATCACTGCCATATCCTCAACTCGCCGGAGCATAGCGATGAGGCAATAAGGGGGCTTCGAGATTCAGGAACTCGTGGGGTGTTCTGCTACGGCCTTTTCGCCAATCCCACGTCTCACTCTCCTTTCATCATCGATCCCGATATGGCTTGGCGCTACGCCGATGCGCGACGACTGCGCGCTGGCACGCTCTCATCCAGCGACGGCAGAATACTGCTCGGCCTTGCGCCCAACGAGCCGGAATCGACCCCCTTCGCGACGAGCGCTATCGACGTGAGCTTTGCGCGCGAAATCGACGCGCATGTCGTATCCTGTCATGTGGCGATGGGCGCATATGATCAAGGACGCCAGTTTGTGCGCCAATTGCATGAAGCTGGACTTCTCGACCAGCGTTTCTTGTTCGTTCATGGCGCCAGCCTGACTGATGCGGAACTCGGCATGATTGCCGATGCAGGCGCTGGCATCAGCAGTACGCCAGAAACGGAAATGCAGATGGGAATGGGATACCCGGTCGCCATGCGGGCGCGCGCAGCAGGCGTGAACGTGTCGCTCGGCGTGGATATCGTGTCCAACTATTCCGGCGATCTTTTTACCCAGATGCGCATGATGCTCCAATCGGCGCGAGCTCAAGCCCATGCGCTGCTTGAAGCGCGGCGCGAGGCGCCCCGAGCAGTGGGCGCGACTACGCAAGAGGTACTTCGGATGGCGACGTTGGGTGGTGCGGAAGCGATCAACCTTTCCGACCGGATTGGGACGGTCGAAAAAGGTAAGAAAGCCGATCTGATTTTGATCCGCACCGACACCATTGGAATGGTGCCCGCGACCGATGCTGTTGCAGCGACTGTGTACAATGCCAAGGCTGAAGACGTCGAGATGGTCATGGTCGATGGTCGCGTTGTGAAACGTGATGGCGTGCTCGTTGATGTTGATTGGCCATCGATCGCCCGGCGCTTGCAGACTTCTGCACATCGGATCATCAGTTCCGCTCGCGCAGTCGATCCGGCTATCGCCAAAGGCGTAGTGGATGGCTTTTTCGCCGCGCCCCACTGA
- a CDS encoding TetR/AcrR family transcriptional regulator, producing the protein MTKADPKPIRLMERKRSLAREVILDAAEKLLRSNSPPDFSMRALCDEAGVSFTTPFNYFGNKNGIIQALAERLMTEIGDLYRDVAQPTDAIDRLFVMCDTAADVWMKRSAVNRFIGSALMAVEEGEHRGKMLARSRSLWEEAMLDLEGITPDLRDRAARILPLHCAIAFRGVMMLWIGEEIGDSSFSGLLKAQVATLMLGFVPNDRHKALWQLIDAAKAP; encoded by the coding sequence ATGACGAAAGCAGACCCAAAACCCATTCGCTTGATGGAGCGCAAGCGCAGCCTTGCACGCGAAGTAATACTGGATGCGGCTGAAAAGCTGCTCAGATCCAACTCCCCGCCTGACTTTTCAATGCGAGCGCTGTGCGACGAAGCTGGCGTGAGTTTCACGACCCCGTTCAACTATTTTGGCAATAAAAATGGCATCATCCAGGCTCTCGCTGAAAGGCTGATGACGGAGATTGGCGATCTATACAGGGACGTCGCACAACCGACCGACGCCATAGATCGTCTCTTCGTGATGTGCGACACCGCAGCGGATGTCTGGATGAAGCGTTCCGCTGTGAATCGCTTTATCGGATCTGCTTTGATGGCGGTCGAAGAAGGTGAACACCGTGGCAAGATGCTGGCGCGCAGTCGCAGCCTCTGGGAAGAAGCCATGCTCGATCTGGAGGGTATCACACCAGACTTACGTGATAGGGCGGCGCGCATTCTGCCTTTGCACTGCGCCATTGCTTTCCGAGGCGTGATGATGCTCTGGATCGGTGAGGAAATTGGGGATTCAAGCTTTTCCGGTTTGCTCAAAGCTCAAGTAGCTACCCTAATGTTGGGCTTCGTTCCAAATGACCGACATAAAGCACTGTGGCAACTGATCGACGCCGCAAAGGCGCCGTGA
- a CDS encoding GFA family protein — protein sequence MGLCYCRDCQHSTGTSHAPVIAVLSETLDFTGTVRWYDGQSACGNKVQRGFCVECGTPLIGRLEKNPGANAILAGTLDNPSLFQPAFAMWTASAPSWVTIDHNLPSFQEQPPETGAMYDSIRR from the coding sequence ATGGGGCTTTGCTATTGCCGGGATTGCCAGCATTCGACCGGAACGTCACATGCTCCGGTTATTGCTGTGCTCAGCGAGACACTGGATTTTACAGGTACTGTGCGGTGGTACGACGGTCAAAGCGCGTGCGGTAACAAAGTACAGCGTGGTTTTTGTGTTGAGTGCGGCACACCACTGATCGGTCGGCTGGAAAAAAATCCAGGCGCTAATGCGATCTTGGCAGGTACGCTGGATAATCCATCGCTATTCCAGCCAGCGTTTGCCATGTGGACTGCGAGCGCCCCATCATGGGTGACGATCGATCACAACCTACCGTCGTTTCAAGAGCAGCCTCCGGAGACCGGCGCCATGTATGATAGCATTCGAAGATAA
- a CDS encoding TonB-dependent receptor domain-containing protein, whose translation MTLLDAKFRDFPVAPFATRGGGVPLRDGDASGNRLPYAPKTTFSLNGTYRIPTGADQLVLSGTVLHSGSYYFEPDNIAKQRAYTSFNAVARFEIDNGRYYVEAFGKNLGNVAVTSVVLTNPTGASNTSLQPPRTYGVTLGFKCEGYAEAFRAQSYDQSRFA comes from the coding sequence GTGACGCTGCTCGACGCAAAGTTCCGCGACTTTCCCGTAGCGCCATTTGCCACCCGAGGCGGCGGTGTTCCGCTTCGCGACGGTGATGCTTCAGGTAACCGCTTGCCCTATGCACCAAAGACGACATTCAGCCTGAATGGCACGTACCGAATTCCGACCGGTGCCGATCAACTGGTCTTGAGTGGAACGGTGCTGCACAGTGGATCCTATTATTTCGAGCCCGATAATATCGCCAAGCAGCGCGCATACACGAGCTTCAACGCCGTTGCCCGGTTCGAAATTGATAATGGGCGCTACTATGTCGAGGCCTTCGGAAAGAACCTCGGCAATGTGGCAGTGACGAGCGTTGTCCTCACCAACCCGACGGGCGCGTCCAACACGAGCTTGCAACCGCCGCGGACCTATGGTGTCACGCTCGGTTTCAAATGTGAGGGATATGCCGAAGCATTTCGAGCGCAATCATATGACCAAAGTCGCTTCGCCTGA
- a CDS encoding IS3 family transposase (programmed frameshift): MSKRPRRNHSPAFKAKVALAAVKGEKTLAELAQQFDVHPNLINQWRAKLLESAADVFGSEQAPAEPAVDVTVLHAKIGELTLANDFLFRCARKSRTVAERKAMIDRSHDLPVSQQARQLGISRGSIYYLPRAVSSADLATMRRIDELHMAYPFAGSRMLRDLLGGEGVKVGRLHVATLMKKMGITAIYRRPSTSKPAPGHRIYPYLLRKLAVTRPNQVWATDITYVPMARGFVYLVAIVDWFSRRVLAWRVSITLATDFCVEALEEALTRFGKPEIFNTDQGSQFTSTEFTSVLQREKIAISMDGKGCWRDNVFVERLWRSVKYEEVYLHAYASVPEARTGIGRYFGFYNAVRPHSSLGCRTPNQIYYNQPLLAAA; this comes from the exons ATGAGCAAGCGACCGCGACGGAATCACAGTCCGGCATTCAAGGCGAAGGTGGCGTTGGCCGCGGTGAAGGGCGAGAAGACGCTGGCGGAGTTGGCACAGCAGTTCGACGTCCATCCCAATCTGATCAACCAATGGCGGGCGAAGCTGCTGGAGAGCGCGGCGGACGTGTTCGGCTCGGAGCAGGCTCCGGCCGAGCCCGCAGTCGATGTGACGGTGTTGCATGCGAAGATTGGCGAGCTGACGCTGGCGAACGATTTTTTGT TCCGGTGCGCTCGGAAAAGCCGGACTGTTGCCGAGCGCAAAGCGATGATCGACCGTTCTCACGATCTGCCGGTCTCACAGCAGGCGCGGCAGCTCGGCATCAGTCGCGGCAGCATCTATTATCTGCCTCGTGCGGTATCGTCCGCCGATCTCGCGACGATGCGCCGGATCGACGAACTGCACATGGCGTACCCGTTTGCCGGCAGCAGGATGCTTCGGGATTTGCTCGGCGGCGAAGGCGTGAAGGTCGGGCGGTTGCACGTCGCGACGCTCATGAAGAAGATGGGCATTACGGCGATCTACCGCCGACCCAGCACCTCGAAACCGGCGCCGGGACACCGGATTTACCCGTATCTGCTCCGCAAGCTGGCGGTTACGCGGCCGAACCAGGTCTGGGCGACCGACATCACCTACGTCCCAATGGCGCGCGGCTTCGTCTACCTTGTCGCCATCGTCGATTGGTTCAGCAGACGGGTGTTGGCATGGCGCGTGTCGATCACGCTGGCGACCGACTTCTGCGTCGAGGCATTGGAGGAAGCGCTGACGCGCTTCGGAAAACCCGAGATATTCAACACCGATCAGGGAAGCCAATTTACCAGCACCGAGTTCACGAGCGTACTTCAGCGGGAGAAGATCGCTATCAGCATGGATGGCAAAGGCTGCTGGCGCGACAACGTCTTCGTGGAGCGCCTTTGGCGGTCGGTGAAATACGAGGAGGTGTATCTCCACGCCTACGCGTCGGTGCCCGAAGCTCGCACCGGTATCGGTCGATATTTCGGCTTCTACAATGCCGTGAGGCCGCACTCGAGCCTTGGCTGCAGGACGCCCAACCAGATATACTACAACCAGCCGCTTCTCGCAGCGGCATGA
- a CDS encoding tyrosine-type recombinase/integrase, which yields MDAITTAAPPHSLRERMLQDMTMRGFGAHTQKDYIRHVRSFAAFLGRPPDTATMEDLRRYQVDQHERAVGPATINGGVSALRFLFGITLKRPEMALGLVVVRCMPKLRVVLSVEETARLLEAAPGIKYKAALSVAYGAGLRVSEVAHLKVDDIDSTRMMIRVEQGKGRKDRNAMLSPHLLDLLRQWWREGKRRGVMLPHGWLFPGRNGTDPISARQLHRVVQEAAERAEIHKRVSPHTLRHSFATHLLEQGVDIRVIQVLLGHVNINTTGIYTQVSSKTMRAVASPLDQIVAVMEGRAPPG from the coding sequence ATGGATGCTATCACGACCGCTGCTCCGCCCCATTCGCTGCGTGAGCGGATGTTGCAGGACATGACGATGCGTGGCTTCGGGGCGCACACACAGAAGGACTATATCCGGCATGTTCGGAGCTTCGCCGCGTTCCTGGGCCGTCCGCCGGATACGGCCACAATGGAAGACCTGCGGCGTTATCAGGTCGACCAGCACGAGCGCGCCGTGGGGCCGGCCACGATCAATGGGGGCGTTTCGGCACTGCGGTTCCTGTTCGGGATAACCCTCAAGCGCCCGGAGATGGCGCTGGGGCTCGTCGTTGTTCGCTGCATGCCCAAGCTGCGTGTGGTCTTGAGCGTCGAGGAGACAGCGCGGCTGCTCGAGGCTGCGCCAGGCATCAAATACAAAGCGGCCCTCAGCGTGGCCTATGGCGCGGGCCTGCGGGTCTCGGAGGTTGCCCATCTCAAGGTCGATGACATCGACAGCACCCGGATGATGATCCGCGTCGAGCAGGGCAAGGGACGCAAGGACCGCAACGCCATGCTCTCACCGCATTTGCTGGACTTGCTCCGTCAATGGTGGCGCGAAGGCAAGCGGCGCGGTGTGATGTTACCCCATGGCTGGCTGTTCCCCGGTCGCAATGGCACGGATCCGATCTCGGCCCGCCAGTTGCACCGCGTCGTGCAGGAAGCGGCCGAGCGCGCCGAGATCCACAAGCGGGTAAGCCCGCACACATTGCGGCATTCGTTTGCCACTCACCTGCTCGAGCAGGGTGTCGATATCCGGGTCATCCAAGTCCTGCTGGGACACGTGAACATCAACACGACCGGCATCTACACCCAGGTCTCGAGCAAGACGATGCGGGCGGTGGCCAGCCCGCTCGACCAGATCGTGGCCGTGATGGAAGGCAGGGCCCCTCCCGGTTGA
- a CDS encoding IS91 family transposase, whose amino-acid sequence MRASIEVADIFRSAGPAYRAAHAGHLSLGQLKVMTAIENCRTAALGGHVEACDDCGHWRIAYNSCRNRHCPKCQGAAARTWLAAREADLLPVGYFHVVFTLPAEIADIAWQNKAVVYDLLFRAAADTMLTIAADPKHLGARIGITAVLHTWGSALTHHPHVHMIVPGGGIALDGTRWISSRPAFLLPVRVLGALFRRLFLTRLLALFDAGKLAFFNALAGLASRKTFLRHLSPIRKKRWVVYAKPPFAGPQAVLAYLSRYTHRVAISNRRLIGFDEAGVTFRYKDYRRPAAERQQVMTLASGEFVRRFLIHVLPRGFHRIRHYGLLASSTHKDTVALARRLLGVAVPVEEPEPDEPPDHRPPCPCCGGHMTIIEAFARWCQPRAPPSSASPIRGNAP is encoded by the coding sequence GTGCGCGCCTCAATCGAGGTCGCCGATATCTTCCGCAGCGCCGGGCCCGCCTATCGGGCGGCCCATGCCGGGCATCTCAGCCTCGGCCAGCTCAAGGTCATGACGGCCATCGAGAACTGCCGCACCGCCGCGCTGGGCGGTCACGTCGAGGCCTGCGACGACTGTGGGCACTGGCGTATCGCCTACAACTCCTGCCGCAACCGGCATTGTCCCAAATGTCAGGGCGCCGCCGCGCGCACCTGGCTGGCCGCGCGCGAGGCCGATCTATTACCGGTTGGCTACTTCCATGTCGTCTTCACGCTGCCCGCCGAGATCGCCGACATCGCGTGGCAGAACAAGGCGGTGGTCTATGACCTGCTCTTCCGCGCTGCTGCGGATACGATGCTGACCATCGCCGCCGATCCCAAGCACCTTGGTGCGCGGATCGGCATCACTGCTGTCTTGCACACCTGGGGATCGGCGCTGACTCACCACCCACATGTGCACATGATCGTGCCCGGCGGCGGCATCGCGCTCGATGGCACGCGCTGGATCTCGTCGCGCCCGGCCTTCCTGTTACCAGTGCGCGTGCTGGGTGCGTTGTTCCGCCGGCTGTTCCTCACACGCTTGCTGGCGTTGTTCGACGCCGGCAAGCTGGCCTTCTTCAACGCCTTGGCAGGCCTGGCCTCGCGTAAGACCTTCCTGCGGCATCTGTCGCCCATCCGTAAGAAGCGCTGGGTGGTCTATGCCAAACCACCCTTCGCCGGGCCGCAGGCGGTGCTGGCCTATCTCTCGCGCTACACGCACCGCGTTGCCATCTCGAACCGGCGGCTCATCGGCTTCGACGAGGCCGGCGTGACGTTCCGCTACAAGGACTATCGCCGCCCTGCTGCTGAACGCCAGCAGGTCATGACGCTGGCGAGCGGCGAGTTCGTCCGCCGCTTCCTGATCCACGTTCTGCCGCGCGGCTTCCACCGCATCCGGCATTACGGCCTGCTCGCCAGTTCGACCCACAAGGACACCGTGGCGCTGGCCCGCAGGCTGCTGGGCGTTGCTGTACCGGTCGAGGAGCCCGAACCCGACGAACCTCCCGACCATCGCCCGCCATGCCCATGTTGCGGCGGGCACATGACCATCATCGAGGCCTTCGCCCGCTGGTGCCAGCCCCGCGCGCCGCCATCATCGGCATCGCCAATCCGGGGGAATGCGCCATGA
- a CDS encoding aldo/keto reductase codes for MIAPLETLGISLPRLGLGTFRMQGAACQAAVENALALGYRHIDTAEMYGNEEVVGAAIAASAIARSDLHVTTKVWHDHLAPDALPRALDGSLQRLGLDHVDLYLIHWPAKDMDLPTTLSALIRTREEGKTRAIGAANFTLPMLRQAIEEVGAPIACNQIEYHVFLDQKPMLGYLRSRAIPLIAYCPLAQGQAAESDELARIGSKHGVSAAQVALAWLFDQEGVVAIPKAGRVISQRANLEAYSLALDDEDREVIASLPKQKRLVNPPFAPRWDTPIVQ; via the coding sequence ATGATCGCGCCACTCGAAACACTCGGCATTTCGCTGCCTCGGCTTGGCCTCGGGACATTCCGCATGCAGGGTGCAGCCTGCCAGGCAGCGGTCGAGAACGCCCTGGCGCTGGGCTATCGCCATATCGATACCGCCGAAATGTACGGCAACGAGGAGGTCGTCGGCGCCGCCATCGCCGCATCGGCCATCGCACGGAGCGATCTGCACGTCACGACCAAGGTCTGGCATGACCATCTCGCGCCAGACGCCCTCCCGCGCGCGCTTGACGGAAGCCTTCAGCGACTCGGGCTGGACCATGTCGATCTGTATCTTATCCATTGGCCTGCCAAAGACATGGATCTGCCGACGACGCTGTCCGCGCTGATTCGAACGCGGGAAGAGGGTAAGACCCGCGCGATAGGTGCCGCCAACTTTACCTTGCCGATGCTGCGTCAGGCGATTGAGGAGGTTGGTGCGCCGATCGCGTGCAATCAGATCGAGTATCACGTCTTTCTCGATCAGAAGCCGATGCTTGGCTATCTGCGGTCGAGGGCAATCCCGCTGATCGCCTATTGCCCGCTCGCCCAAGGTCAGGCTGCAGAAAGCGACGAACTCGCGCGGATCGGTTCGAAGCATGGCGTTTCAGCAGCGCAGGTCGCACTTGCCTGGCTCTTCGACCAGGAAGGTGTCGTCGCGATTCCCAAAGCCGGCCGGGTCATCAGCCAGCGCGCCAATCTTGAGGCCTACTCCCTAGCTCTCGATGACGAAGATCGCGAGGTGATCGCATCCCTGCCCAAGCAAAAGCGGCTGGTGAACCCGCCGTTCGCACCCCGCTGGGATACGCCGATAGTCCAATGA